CTCAAGGATGGACAGGAACAGGAACAGAATCGCCATCTGCGGAACGAAGCCAAGAACTGCGCCAAGACCGCCGATGATACCATCCACAACAAGGCTCTGTACGAGAGCGCCGCTTCCGATGCTCTCAAGGAAGCCGCCAACTGCATCCTGAATAGCTACTACGAACACATCATTTGTCCAGTCTGTAACCAGCGTACCCACGGTTGTTACAGAAATATAGTACACAAACCACATTACCAGAATGAAAATCGGAATACCAAGGATACGGTTCGTCACGATACGGTCAATCTTGTCGGAGGTCGTGAGCTTATCTTTTCCTTTCTTCACTGTCGTGGAAACGATTTTCTGTATGTATTTATAGCGCTCATCCGTCACGATGCTTTCCATGTCGTCATCGTGATTTTTCTCGATTTTGCTTCTCAGAGCGGAAATCGCGGATTTCGCCGCCTCGGAAACTCTTACGGAATCAACGACCTTGCTGTCGTTCTCCAGAAGCTTCACAGCGTACCATCTCTTCTTGTCGTCCGTGATGGACTCCGGAAGGTATCCCTTTACCTCTTCTACCGCCGCTTCCAGCTCTTTGGAGAAGATTTCTCCCGGCAGCTTTGTCTCTTTTTTCTTCGCAACCTTAACAGCTTCGTCAATCAGCTCCTGCAGACCGGTCTGCTTCAGCGCGGAGGTCTCCACGATCGTACATCCCAGCAGCATGGAAAGGCGCTTTGTATCAATTTTGATGCCTCTCTTTTCCAGCAGGTCCGCCATGTTCAGCGCGATCACCACCGGAACGCCCGTCTCTACAAGCTGTGTTGTTAGGTAAAGGTTACGTTCGATGTTTGTCGCATCGACAAGGTCAATGATGACATCCGGATTTTCGTTCAGCACGTAATCACGGCTTACCACTTCCTCCAGCGTATACGGAGAAAGCGAATAAATACCCGGAAGGTCTGTGACAACAACGTCCTCTCCCTTTGCTTTTTTGCTCTTTACTTTTCCTTCTTTTTTCTCAACCGTAACTCCCGGCCAGTTTCCTACATACTGGTTAGCGCCAGTCAATGCGTTAAACATCGTAGTCTTACCGCAGTTCGGGTTTCCGGCGAGTGCAATTTTAATTGCCATCCCTTTTTACCTCCTTGAAGTGTGTTGTCGAATTATGCTATGCGGTGCTATTTTACCTGCACACACTGGGCATCGTTTTTACGGACGGAAAGCTCATACCCTCTTACCGTTATCTCTACCGGGTCGCCGAGGGGCGCCACTTTTCTGATGTAGAGTTCGCTGCCCTTTGTGATTCCCATGTCCATAATACGGCGCTTGTACGCGCTGTCCCCTTCAATTTTGGTGACAACAACGGTGCTTCCTACCTGTGCATCTCCTAACGTCATCGTCTTATCTCCTTTCCCAAATGTAAATACTGCAGCGGCTCAGATAAACTGCTGCCAGATACTCTATATACAGCGGAGCAGTCCTTTCAGACCATAATATGCCGCGCCATATCAGCATTAATAGCGACCCGTGAATCTTTGATATTCACTATCACATTTCCTCCGATTGCAGACAGTACGGTGACTTCTGCACCGGCTACAAATCCCAGGTTCTCCAGGAAACGTCTCGTCTCCTCGTTTCCTCCTATTCTGCGTATCGTATTTACCGTTCCAACATCCGCCATTGCCAAAGGCATTTCCTATCCTCTTCTTTCTTAACGTAAAAAAACTTCTTTTCAACAGTATCCGTTTACTCAGAAGTTAGTATATGCTAA
This is a stretch of genomic DNA from Marvinbryantia formatexigens DSM 14469. It encodes these proteins:
- a CDS encoding FeoA family protein — its product is MTLGDAQVGSTVVVTKIEGDSAYKRRIMDMGITKGSELYIRKVAPLGDPVEITVRGYELSVRKNDAQCVQVK
- the feoB gene encoding ferrous iron transport protein B, which produces MAIKIALAGNPNCGKTTMFNALTGANQYVGNWPGVTVEKKEGKVKSKKAKGEDVVVTDLPGIYSLSPYTLEEVVSRDYVLNENPDVIIDLVDATNIERNLYLTTQLVETGVPVVIALNMADLLEKRGIKIDTKRLSMLLGCTIVETSALKQTGLQELIDEAVKVAKKKETKLPGEIFSKELEAAVEEVKGYLPESITDDKKRWYAVKLLENDSKVVDSVRVSEAAKSAISALRSKIEKNHDDDMESIVTDERYKYIQKIVSTTVKKGKDKLTTSDKIDRIVTNRILGIPIFILVMWFVYYISVTTVGTLVTDWTNDVFVVAIQDAVGGFLESIGSGALVQSLVVDGIIGGLGAVLGFVPQMAILFLFLSILEDCGYMVRIAFVMDRVFRHFGLSGKSFIPLLISSGCGIPGIMASKTIEQDNDRRLTIMTATFIPCGAKLPVIAMMGGVMAGEVAGYTESSFIAPLMYFIGIAAVLVAAIILKKTKPFSGKPAPFVMELPQYHIPQVKTVLLHVWERLKGFIIKAGTILFLACVVMWFLGGFGFADGGFGMVEDSADSLLAAIGGLIAPLFAPLGFGNWQAVAASLSGFTAKEAIVSTMGVLANVSGDTEDAVNVAAGVATWFPTTVAAFSFLLFNLLDSPCLAAIATMAQQMQSRKWFWFAIIFQNVFAYVVSLCVYQIGSFILGGAFTAGTVVGFLFAIILLVLLFRPDPYKNQKTYAKRSVQGA
- a CDS encoding FeoA family protein, whose protein sequence is MPLAMADVGTVNTIRRIGGNEETRRFLENLGFVAGAEVTVLSAIGGNVIVNIKDSRVAINADMARHIMV